In Actinomycetota bacterium, one DNA window encodes the following:
- a CDS encoding transcription antitermination factor NusB: MDWILTRFYPPKPSKIQEKALDILRLGCYQILYLDKIPNHAFCNETVELAKKYFHPAMGSFVNAILHRVIRGREKLPWPDHQDDPLGISPLSIPTRAGL; this comes from the coding sequence TTGGATTGGATTTTAACCCGCTTTTACCCGCCAAAGCCGAGCAAGATTCAAGAGAAAGCCTTGGATATCCTTAGGCTTGGTTGTTATCAAATTCTTTACCTCGATAAGATTCCCAATCACGCCTTCTGCAACGAAACTGTCGAATTAGCCAAGAAATACTTTCACCCCGCTATGGGGAGTTTCGTCAATGCGATCCTGCACAGGGTCATTCGAGGCAGGGAAAAACTTCCCTGGCCCGACCACCAAGATGACCCATTGGGTATATCTCCTTTAAGCATTCCCACCCGTGCTGGATTGTAG